The proteins below come from a single Esox lucius isolate fEsoLuc1 chromosome 7, fEsoLuc1.pri, whole genome shotgun sequence genomic window:
- the LOC105009882 gene encoding olfactory receptor 2AT4-like, translating to MSSLTSNLSLTENITTIIRPPYFYISGFTGIPHMKYYYVFLSLVYIITLMGNTFVMFVISMDRSLHSPKYIVVFNMALTDVSGTTALVPKLLDMFLFDRQFISYNQCLTNQFFVFIFHIMQSFNLTILSYDRLVAICCPLRYHMLISNRSIFQLTGAAWVLALLVVLMATGLITRLSFCGSVVINSFFCDHYPLYILAAPCSDVLPNRVMSNLLPCIVLYIPMIFIIASYICIIHALFTITHPQDRYRAIKTCTAHLILVAIYYLPVNITYLFVSFIPTNIRILNLSLTSVLPPMLNPIIYVLKTEEFKVSAKRFLKRVAQRAVGPLMIT from the exons ATGAGTtccctgacctctaaccttaGTCTGACAGAgaacatcaccaccatcatccgaCCCCCTTACTTCTACATCAGTGGATTCACAGGGATCCCACACATGAAATACTACtatgtcttcctctccctggtATACATCATCACTCTG ATGGGCAATACCTTCGTCATGTTTGTCATCTCCATGGACCGCAGTCTCCACAG CCCCAAGTACATTGTAGTGTTCAACATGGCCCTTACAGATGTATCTGGGACCACAGCCTTGGTCCCCAAGCTCCTGGATATGTTCCTGTTCGACAGACAGTTCATCTCCTACAACCAATGTCTCACCAACCAATTCTTTGTCTTCATCTTCCACATCATGCAGTCCTTCAACCTCACCATCCTCTCCTATGACAGACTGGTGGCCATCTGCTGCCCACTCAG GTACCACATGTTAATAAGTAACAGGTCCATATTTCAGCTGACCGGTGCTGCCTGGGTGTTGGCTTTGTTAGTTGTTTTGATGGCTACTGGATTGATCACCCGCCTCTCCTTCTGTGG GTCTGTGGTGATCAACAGCTTCTTCTGTGACCATTATCCTCTGTACATTCTGGCAGCCCCCTGTTCTGACGTGCTCCCTAACCGTGTGATGTCAAACCTCCTCCCCTGTATAGTCCTCTATATTCCCATGATCTTCATCATAGCATCTTACATCTGTATCATCCATGCCCTCTTCACCATCACGCATCCCCAGGACAG ATACAGGGCCATAAAGACATGTACCGCCCATCTGATACTAGTGGCCATTTACTATCTGCCCGTTAATATCACCTACCTTTTTGTCTCCTTCATCCCCACCAACATACGGATtctcaacctctccctgacctCTGTGCTGCCTCCCATGCTCAACCCCATCATATACGTTCTGAAGACGGAGGAGTTCAAGGTATCGGCCAAGAGGTTCCTCAAAAGAGTAGCCCAGAGAGCTGTGGGTCCACTGATGATAACATGA
- the LOC106024394 gene encoding olfactory receptor 146-like, which translates to MNSQTSNLSLTENITTIIRPPYFYISGFTGIPHIKYYYVFLSLVYIVTLMGNTFVMFVISMDRSLQSPKYIAVFNLALTDVCGTTAMVPMLLDMFLFNRQFISYNQCLTSHFFVVIFHIMQSFNLTILSYDRLVAICCPLRYSMLISNRSIFQLTGAAWVLAVLVVLICIGLITRLSFCGSVVINSFFCDHYLLYSLAAPCSDVLPNRVMSNLIPCLVLYIPMIFIIASYICIIHALFTITLPQDRHRAIKTCTAHLMLVAIYYLPMNITYLFVSFIPSNIRILNLSLTSVLPPMLNPIIYVLKTEEFKVSAKRLLKRVAQRAVGPLMLTSRTK; encoded by the exons ATGAATTCCCAGACCTCTAACCTTAGCCTAACAGAGAACATCACAACCATCATTCGACCCCCTTATTTCTACATCAGTGGATTCACAGGGATCCCCCACATCAAGTACTACtatgtcttcctctcccttgtATACATCGTCACTCTG ATGGGCAATACCTTCGTCATGTTTGTCATCTCCATGGACCGCAGTCTCCAGAG CCCAAAGTACATTGCAGTGTTCAACCTGGCCCTTACAGATGTATGTGGGACCACAGCCATGGTCCCCATGCTCCTGGATATGTTCCTGTTCAACAGACAGTTCATCTCCTACAACCAATGCCTCACCAGCCATTTCTTTGTCGTCATCTTCCACATCATGCAGTCCTTCAACCTCACCATCCTTTCCTATGACAGACTGGTGGCCATCTGCTGTCCACTCAG GTACAGCATGTTAATAAGTAACAGGTCCATATTTCAGCTGACCGGTGCTGCCTGGGTGTTGGCTGTATTAGTCGTTTTGATCTGTATTGGATTGATCACCCGCCTCTCCTTCTGTGG GTCTGTGGTGATCAACAGCTTCTTCTGTGACCATTATCTACTGTACAGTCTGGCAGCCCCCTGTTCTGACGTGCTCCCTAACCGTGTGATGTCAAACCTCATCCCCTGTTTAGTCCTCTATATTCCCATGATCTTCATCATAGCATCTTACATCTGTATCATCCATGCACTCTTCACCATCACACTTCCCCAGGACAG ACACAGGGCCATAAAGACATGTACCGCACACCTGATGCTGGTGGCCATATACTACCTGCCCATGAATATCACCTACCTTTTTGTCTCCTTCATCCCCTCCAACATACGGATTCTCAACCTTTCCCTGACCTCTGTGCTGCCTCCCATGCTCAACCCCATCATATACGTTCTGAAGACAGAGGAGTTCAAGGTATCAGCCAAGAGGCTCCTCAAAAGAGTAGCCCAGAGAGCTGTGGGTCCACTGATGTTAACATCAAGAACCAAATGA